The sequence TAACTTATGGAACAAACAATGAGTTCGGCTTTGATTATCTTAGGGATAATATGGTTATTTACAAGGAAGAGATGGTACAGAGAGATCTTCATTATGCGATTGTGGATGAAGTTGACAGCATCCTGGTAGATGAAGCCAGAACTCCTCTTATTATCTCGGGTGCAGGAGATAAATCCACCGATATGTACAAACGGGCGAATTCATTTGCCAGCAGGCTGAAGGCAAAGGTTTATACTCAATCCGATGATAAGAAACATGATGATGACCTGGAAGAGGACTATATTGTTGATGAAAAAGCTCATACAGCAACCCTGACTGCCAAGGGTGTGGCAAAGGCAGAACAGTATTTCGGAATAGGTAATCTGTCGGACCCTGAAAATATGACGATTCTGCATCATGTTAATCAGGCGATAAGAGCTCATGGCCTGATGAAAAAGGACAGGGAGTATGTTGTAAAAGATGGTGAAATAATCATAGTTGACGAGTTTACAGGGCGTCTCATGTATGGAAGACGTTACAGTGACGGTCTGCACCAGGCTATAGAAGCAAAAGAAGGTGTAAAGGTTGAAAGAGAAAGTAAAACACTTGCTACCATCACATTCCAGAATTACTTCAGGATGTATAAAAAGCTTTCGGGTATGACCGGTACTGCTCAGACAGAAGAACAGGAATTTCAGACTATCTATAAACTGGATGTCATTGTTATACCTACAAATATGCCTATGGTGAGAAAAGATCATCCTGATTGCGTGTATAAAAATGAAATGGGAAAATTCAATGCTGTAATAAACGAAGTTGTAGAATGCAATAAAAAAGGTCAGCCTGTTCTTATCGGAACAATATCAATTGAAAAATCCGAGCTGCTAAGTACAATGCTCAAGAAGCGTGGGGTACAGCATCAGGTATTGAATGCAAAATACCATGACAAGGAAGCTGAAATTATAGCACAGGCCGGTAAATATGGTGCAGTTACAATTGCAACGAACATGGCAGGCCGTGGTACCGACATTGTGCTGGGTGGAAATGCTGAATTTATGTCAAAACAGGAGATGCGTAAACAAGGGTTTTCTGAGGAACTTATAAGCCATTCTACAGGCTTTATAGAAACTGATGATGAGAATATACTGCAGGCTAGAAAGACTTTCAGAGAGCTTCATGACAAGTTCAAGCAGATAACAGGTGCTGAGCGTGAGAAGGTTGCTGCGGCAGGAGGACTTCATATTATCGGTACTGAAAGGCATGAATCAAGGCGTATTGATAATCAGTTGAGAGGGCGTGCAGGGCGTCAGGGAGACCCAGGTGAATCGAGATTTTATATTTCCCTGGAAGATGACCTTATGAGACTTTTTGGCTCTGAAAGGCTTACCAACATAGTAAATATGCTGGGACTTGAAGATGACCAACCGATAGAGCACAGAATGCTTTCAAATGCTATTGAAAATGCTCAGAAAAAGGTTGAGGGCAAAAATTTCGATATAAGAAAGCATGTTCTTCAATACGATGATGTAATGAATAAACAAAGAGAGATTATCTATGCGCAAAGGCGCAAAGTCCTTGATGGAGAAAACCTTAGCGATTCTTTCATTAAAATGCTGGAAGGAATTGCTGATAGCATAATAAAGATGTTCTGCAGCGAAAACCAATATCCTGAATTCTGGGATTGGGAAGGTATGATCAGCTATGCTGAGGGTGTACTTGTTCCCCGCGGTTCACTTAATTTGAGTGATGAAGATAAGCAGAGCATTACTAAGGAAGAGCTGAGAGAAAAGTTTATTTCCATAGCGACAGAAGTATATAAGGCCAAAGAAAATGAGTTTGGTCCGGAACTCATGCGTGAACTTGAAAGAGTTGTACTACTTAGGATTGTAGATCAGAAATGGATGGATCATATAGATGCCATGGACCAGCTAAAGCATGGTATAGGTTTGCGTGCATACGGACAGCGGGATCCTGTAATAGAATACAAGTTTGAAGGTTTTGAAATGTTTGAGGAAATGATTAAGAACATACAGGAAGATTCGGTGAAGATGGTGTTGAATTCTCATATAGATTCAGAAAATGCACCTCAGCGTGAGAAGGTTGCTGAACCTATTACAGCAAGTCACGGTGATGAAGGGCCCAGAAAGCCTGTAGTAAAGAATGACAGGGTTGGACGTAATGATACATGTCCTTGCGGAAGCGGCAAAAAGTATAAGAAATGCTGTGGAGCGAACTAACAACGAGCCTTTGAGCTTAATCCAGACAGATCCAGGCTCGCTAACTTCGGTTCACAAGAAAAATGTACGAGGGCTGAAAAGCTATTAATAGACATAATCATAAGTTGATGATAAGATAAAAGAAGCACAATTAACTTAAAAGGTAGTATTGAATATAAAACAAAGATTAAGTATATACTTAATCTTTGTTTTATGTGAATAAGAGAATTGCTGGAAATGGAGACAAACATGAATTACGATGAAGCATTGAACTATATACACGGTACTCTGAAATTCGGATCAAAGCTGGGACTGCACAATATCGGGAAACTGCTTGAGTTAATGGGCAACCCACAGGACAAACTGAAGTTTGTTCATGTAGCAGGCACAAACGGAAAGGGGTCGACAGTAGCTTTTATCTCGAGCATGCTCATGGAGGCCGGCTATAAAGTAGGTGTTTACACTTCACCTTATATTGAAAGGTTTACAGAGAGAATGAAAATCGGTAACAACGAGATAGGGCAGAGCGAACTGGCTGAGTTGACGGAGTTTGTCAAAGCAAAGACTGAAATTATGGTCAAAATGGGTGAAAATCATCCTA comes from Clostridia bacterium and encodes:
- the secA gene encoding preprotein translocase subunit SecA gives rise to the protein MKKIIEKIIGSYSDRELKRITPVIDQIESLEPNIKELSDEKLKAKTQEFKKRLAEGETLNEILPEAFAVVREASRRVLGMRHFRVQLIGGMVLHQGRISEMKTGEGKTLVATLPVYLNALEGKGVHVVTVNDYLARRDSEWMGKIYNFLGLSVGLIVHDMDNEERRAAYNCDITYGTNNEFGFDYLRDNMVIYKEEMVQRDLHYAIVDEVDSILVDEARTPLIISGAGDKSTDMYKRANSFASRLKAKVYTQSDDKKHDDDLEEDYIVDEKAHTATLTAKGVAKAEQYFGIGNLSDPENMTILHHVNQAIRAHGLMKKDREYVVKDGEIIIVDEFTGRLMYGRRYSDGLHQAIEAKEGVKVERESKTLATITFQNYFRMYKKLSGMTGTAQTEEQEFQTIYKLDVIVIPTNMPMVRKDHPDCVYKNEMGKFNAVINEVVECNKKGQPVLIGTISIEKSELLSTMLKKRGVQHQVLNAKYHDKEAEIIAQAGKYGAVTIATNMAGRGTDIVLGGNAEFMSKQEMRKQGFSEELISHSTGFIETDDENILQARKTFRELHDKFKQITGAEREKVAAAGGLHIIGTERHESRRIDNQLRGRAGRQGDPGESRFYISLEDDLMRLFGSERLTNIVNMLGLEDDQPIEHRMLSNAIENAQKKVEGKNFDIRKHVLQYDDVMNKQREIIYAQRRKVLDGENLSDSFIKMLEGIADSIIKMFCSENQYPEFWDWEGMISYAEGVLVPRGSLNLSDEDKQSITKEELREKFISIATEVYKAKENEFGPELMRELERVVLLRIVDQKWMDHIDAMDQLKHGIGLRAYGQRDPVIEYKFEGFEMFEEMIKNIQEDSVKMVLNSHIDSENAPQREKVAEPITASHGDEGPRKPVVKNDRVGRNDTCPCGSGKKYKKCCGAN